GCTGGGCGGCGTTCATGGACGTGCTGGGTGTGAGCCGGCCCGTGTGGATCACGTCCGCCGACCTCAAGGCCCACGAGCTGGGCTTCGCCGAACTGCCCCTGTACATTCCGGAGCACGATGCCCAGGGCGGCCTGATGGACATCAGCAACGACCGCGCCGTGGCGGCCGGCCTGACCCTGACCGATCCCGCCGTGACGGCCCGCGACACCCGCGCGTGGAGCCAGGACGCCGCGCTGAGCTCCGCCCTGAGCCCGGAGCGCGAGGCCGAGGTGCTCGCTGCCGTCCAGGGCTGAGTTCCCCCACCACCCGCCTTTTCTCTCCCGGAGGAGAGAGAGGGGGGTGGTATGCTACCCGCGCACACAAGCAGGTCGCAGGCTGGAAGGGAGGTGCGCGTTATCTCGCAGGGCGAAATCTGGGCGGACGTGCTGGGGTACGTCCGCAGAAACATTTCAGAAGTCGAGTACCACACGTGGTTCGCACCGGTGAAGAACCTGGGCGTACAGGAGGGCTCGCTGGTGCTGGGCGTGCGGAATTCTTTTGCGCAGGAGTGGTTCCGCAAGCACTATCTGGAGCTGCTGGAGGACGCCCTGCGCTCGCTGGGCGCCGAGCACCCGCAGGTGAGTTTCCAGGTGCTGCCTGCGCAGCAAGAAGCCATGCTGCTGCCCAGCGATCCGCCGCCGCCCCCGCCGGGCCGTCCGCCGGCCGAGCGGTCGCCGGCCGCGCCGCCCGCGGACAACCGCAAGAGCCTGAACCCGAAGTACACCTTCGAGAACTTCGTGGTCGGCCCGAACAACAACCTCGCGCACGCGGCGGCCCTGGCGGTCGCGGAGTCGCCGGGCAAGGCCTACAACCCCCTGTTCATCTACGGGGACGTCGGCCTGGGCAAGACCCACCTGATGCACGCGGTGGGCCATTACATGGCCGAACGCTTCCCGGAAAAGCGCATCGAGTACGTCTCAACCGAGTCCTTTACAAACGACCTGATCAACGCGATCCGCGACGACAAGATGACGCAGTTCCGCAACCGCTACCGCTCGGTGGACCTGCTGCTGGTCGACGACATCCAGTTCCTGGCCGGCAAGGAGCGCACGCAGGAGGAGTTCTTCCACACCTTCAACGCGCTCTACGAAAACCACAAGCAGATCATCCTGAGTTCCGACCGGCCGCCGAAGGACATCCAGACGCTGGAATCCCGGCTGCGCAGCCGCTTCGAATGGGGCCTGATCACGGATATCCAGTCGCCGGAGTTCGAGACGCGGGTGGCGATCCTGAAGATGAATGCCGAGCACAACCGCATCGACATCCCGCAGGACGTGCTGGAGTTGATCGCCCGGCAGGTCACGGCCAACATCCGCGAGCTGGAGGGTGCACTGATGCGCGTAGTGGCCTTCGCCAGCCTGAACAACGTGCCGTTCTCCCGCGCGGTGGCGGCCAAGGCGCTGTCGAACGTGTTCGCGCCGCAGGAGGTCAAGGTCGAGATGATCGACGTGCTGCGGCAGGTGGCGTCGCACTACAACATGCCGCCGGACGTGATCCGCGGCAGCGGCCGCGTCCGCGAGGTCGTGGTGCCGCGTCAGGTCGCGCAGTACCTGATCCGGGAGCTCACGGATCACTCGCTGCCGGAGATCGGGCAGTTCTTCGGACGCGACCACTCCACAGTCATGCACGCCATCAGCAAGGTCACGGAAATGCTCGGCAAGGACGTGGAGATCACCACCTCCGTGAACACCCTGCGCCGCAAGATGCAGGGCCTGGAAGAGGAAGGGCTGGACGCATAATGGATTCGGCCGGTTCTTCCCAGTTCAGAATGAGTTCCAAAATCCGTTCCAAATCCGTGTGCATGGTTTCACAAGCTGTGGATAACCCTGTGGATAAGCTGTGGATAACCCGGATTTTTCTGTGGACAAATCTGTGGACAACAGGCCTGTCCAGAGGGCCTGTGGATAAGTGCGTGTTTTGTCCACAGGTTATCCACAGCTTTGACCGACTTATCCACAATTTTGTCCACAGGACAAGTGCGCGCTGGGCGCAGCTCTAGACCACTTTTCCACAGTTTCCACAGGCCCTATTACTACTACTACTATCTTTTTTTAGTTATAAGAACAGATAAAAGATAGGTGCCAGACAGAGAGGCGAGGCATGAAAGCGAACGTCACCAAAAAAACCCTGAGTGAGGGACTCGGTCTCCTGGAACGCGTCATCCCCAGCCGCAGCAGCAACCCCCTGCTGACCACGTTGAAAGTCGAGGCGAGCGAGGCGGGACTGACGCTGAGCGGCACGAATCTGGAGATCGACCTGTCGTGCTTCGTGCCCGCAGAAGTGCAGCAGCCGATGGACTTCGTGATTCCCGCCCACTTGTTCGCCCAGATCGTGCGCAACCTCGGCGGCGAACTCGTTGAACTCGAGATCACCGGCAACGAACTCGCGGTGCGCTCCGGCGGCTCGGACTTCAAACTCCAGACCGGCGACCTGAGCGCGTACCCGCCTCTAAGCTTCCCCGAGCACGCCGACGTGAGCCTGAACGCCGAGGAACTGTCGCGCGCGTTCTCCAGCGTGCGCTACGCCGCGAGCAATGAGGCGTTCCAGGCGGTCTTCCGCGGCATCAAGCTCGAGCACCGGCCCGAGGGCGCGCGCGTCGTCGCCTCAGACGGGTACCGCGTGGCGATCCGCGACTTTCCTGCCGACGGCGCAGGCCGCAACCTGATCATCCCCGCGCGCTCCGTCGACGAACTCATCCGGGTGCTCAAAGACGGCGAAGCGCGTTTCACCTACGGCGACGGCCTGCTGAGCGTCACCACGGACCGCGTCCGCATGAACCTCAAGCTGCTCGACGGCGATTTCCCGGACTACGAGCGCGTGATCCCCAAGGACATCAAGCTCCAGGTCACGCTGCCCGCCACCGCCCTCAAGGAAGCCGTGAACCGTGTGGCCGTACTGGCCGACAAGAACGCGAACAACCGCGTCGAGTTCCTGGTGTCCGAGGGCAAGCTGCGCCTCGCGGCCGAGGGAGACTACGGCCGCGCGCAGGACACGCTGGACGTCACGCAGGGAGGCGTGGAACCGGCCATGAGCCTCGCCTTCAACGCCCGCCACGTGCTCGACGCCCTGGGGCCGATCGAGGGGGAAGCGGAGCTGCTGTTCTCGGGCTCCACCAGCCCCGCCATCTTCCGCGCGAGCGGCGGGGGCGGGTACATGGCCGTGATGGTCACGCTGCGCGTCTGAGGGGCCTCTGGACGCCCGCACGGCCTATGGTGGCCGATAGGCTGCCCCGACGGTTGCGGTGAGTTCCAGGTTCCGGCATTCGTCTCCACCGGGGCGACACTTATCCACAGGTTTCGTGCCTGTGGATAAAAAATGGGGATAACTTTCGATGCTGCCGGAACTTCTGGCGAGCACCTCGCTCGCGCCGTGGCTTAGACGGCCCGAATCCTGGGCTGACGTCCGGCGCTTATAGTGTGCGAGATACACCTACCTGCCCCAGTTGGCCAGCATTGAGGGTATGGGGTCGCCAACGGAGGAATGCCATGAACATCGACAAAGTGATCGCTCGTGAAGTGCTGGATTCGCGCGGAAATCCGACCGTGGAAGCGGAGGTGCACCTCGACAGTGGTGCCACCGGCCGCGCCATCGTGCCGTCGGGTGCGAGCACCGGAACGCACGAGGCGCTGGAACTGCGGGACGGCGACAAGGGGCGTTACCTGGGCAAGGGCGTGCAGAAGGCCGTGGCGAACGTGAACGACGTGCTGGGCAAGGCCATCGTGGGCCTGGACGCCAGCAGCCAGTCTGCAATCGACGCGGCGCTGATGGACACCGACGGCACGCCCAACAAGGGCAAGCTGGGCGGGAACGCCATTCTGGCCGTGAGCCTGGCCACTGCCCGCGCTGCGGCCGACGAACTCGGCATGCCGCTGTACCGCTACCTGGGCGGCAGCAACGCCAAGACGCTGCCGGTGCCGATGATGAACGTCATCAACGGCGGTGCACACGCCGACAACTCCGTGGACTTCCAGGAGTTCATGGTCATGCCGGTCGGCGCGCCCACCTTCCGCGAGGCGCTGCGCTACGGCGCCGAGGTCTTCCACACCCTCAAGAAGGTGCTGTCCGGCAAGGGGTACAACACCAACGTCGGGGACGAGGGCGGCTTCGCCCCGGACCTCAAGAGCAACGAGGAAGCGCTGAGCGTGCTGCTCGAGGCGATCGAGAAGGCCGGCTACGAGCCCGGCAAGGACATCGCCATCGCGCTGGACCCGGCCGTGACCGAGCTGTATAAAGACGGCAGCTACCACTTGGAGAGCGAGGGCCGCGTGCTCTCGACCGCCGAGATGGTGGACTTCTGGGCCGACTGGGCCAGCCGCTACCCCATCGTGAGCATTGAGGACGGCCTGGCCGAGGACGACTGGGACGGCTGGGCACAGCTGACTGCCAAGATCGGCGACCGCGTGCAACTCGTGGGCGACGACCTGTTCGTCACCAACCCCGAGCGGCTGCAGCGCGGCATCGACTCCAAGGTGGGCAACGCCATTCTGGTGAAGGTCAACCAAATCGGTTCCCTGACCGAGAGCATGGACGCCATCGAGCTCGCCAAGCGCCACCACTACGGCACGATCATCAGCCACCGCAGCGGCGAGTCCGAGGACGCCTTCATCGCGGACCTCGCGGTCGCCACGAACGCTGGGCAGATCAAGACCGGCTCGGCCAGCCGCTCCGACCGCATCGCCAAGTACAACCAGCTGCTGCGCATCGAGCACGCGCTGGGCGACCGCGCGGTGTACCCCGGCCGCAAGGCGCTGCGCTGAGGAGCGGTGGGCTCTGCGCTGTGAGCATCATCGCCCAGAGCTCACCGCTCACGGCCCGTAGCCCGGCTGGAACCACTTCCATCCCCCTGAACGGAGTTTCCAAGACATGAAACATTTCGACCGCGCCACCAAGATCGTCGCCACCATCGGCCCGGCCAGCCGCAGCCCGGAAGTGCTGGGCAAGATGCTGGACGCCGGCCTGAACGTCGTGCGCATGAACTTCAGCCACGGCAATCCCGAAGACCACCGCCAGACCTACGACATGGTGCGTGAACTCGCCGCGCAGCGCGGCACCGCGATCGGCATCCTGCAAGACCTCCAGGGCCCCAAGATCCGCGTGGGCCGATTCGTGGAGGGCAGCGTGACCCTGGCGCCCGGCGACACGTTCGTGATCACCATGGACGACGTCGAGGGCACCGCCGAGCGCGTCAGCTCGACGTATAAGGGCCTGGCGGCCGACGTGCACCCCGGCATGTCGCTGCTGCTCGACGACGGCAACATGGCGCTGCGTGTGGAGGGCGTGCGCGGCAACGACGTGACCACCCGCGTGGTGATCGGCGGCGTGCTGAAGAACAACAAGGGCATCAACGTGCCCGAGGCCGACCTGAGCGTGCCCGCGCTGTCCGACAAGGACGTGCAGGACATGGAGTTCGGTGCGGAACTGGGCGTGGACTGGGTGGCCCTGAGCTTCGTGCGCTCGCGCGACGACCTGCTGCTCGCCCGGCACTACCTGTCGCGCTTCGGCAGCCGCGCCAAGCTGATGGCCAAGATCGAGAAGCCGCAGGCGGTCGACCGCTTCGAGGACATCCTCAAGGAAGTCGACGGCATCATGGTCGCGCGTGGTGACCTGGGCGTGGAGATGCGCGCCGAGCAGGTGCCGACCATCCAGAAGCGCATCATCCGCATGTGCCGCGAGCTGGGCAAGCCCGTGATCACGGCCACGCAGATGCTCGAGAGCATGATCAACCTGCCGCGCCCCACCCGCGCCGAGGCCTCCGACGTGGCGAACGCCATCTACGACGGTACCGACGCCGTGATGCTGTCGGCCGAGTCCGCGGCGGGTCTGTACCCGGTCGAGTCGGTCGCCATGATGGACCGTATCGCCCGCGAGGCCGAGGCCAGCGAGCACTACCACCTGATGCAGCAGCAGATGATCATCGACACCGAGCTCGCCCAGGACTCCATTGCCTTCGCGGCGTGTTCCATCGGTGACAAGCTGGAGGCCCCGGCCATCGTGACCTTCACCAGCACCGGCGGCGCCGCGACCCGCATTGCCAAGTACCGGCCTTCCATGCCGGTGCTGGCCCTGACGCCCAACGAGACGACCCGCAACCAGCTCGCGCTGTCGTGGGGTATCCACCCCATGCTCAGCGAAGACCCGCGCGACACCGACGACATGGTGCGCATCGCCAACGAGGAGCTGCGCAAGTCCGGCTTCGCCGACGTGGGCGACCGTTACGTGATCACGGCGGGCGTGCCCTTCGGCGTGCGCGGCACGACCAACATGCTGCGCGTGGAGCGCCTGCGCGAGAACGACCCGACCGGGCGCCGCTGAAGCTCTGAGCGCTGGGCCATGACGGGGGAGCCGCGCGGCTCCCCCGTGTCATGTGATGAGGGGACGATGCGGGCCAACGTCAGCGCCCGGTCAGGATTTTTATCCACAGGGACGCGAACTTTCCACACCTCCGCTGTGGATAACTCCGGATGCGGGTGCACTGGAAATGCCGTGCAGGACTGTCCACAGGCCCCCTCGAGTTATCCACAACCCCCTGTGTATAACTTCGGCCAGCCGCGCGCATAGCCCTGACGTGGCCGCGGCAGATGAAGAGCGCCTGAAGTCTAGTCGCCCAGCACCACGCGCACGAACTTGTCCTTGCCCTTCTGGAGCACGACGCCGCCCTCGCGGGTCAGGTCGCTGCGCGGCACGCTGCCCTGAGGATCGGAATAGGTCTCGCCGCCCACGCGCAGGCCGCGGTTCTGGATCAGTTTCCTGGCCGCGCCGTTGCTGGGTTCCAGCCCCGCCAGCACGACGAGTTTCGCCATGCTGATGCGCTGGGTGTCCACGCTGTTGTCCAGTTCGGCCGCCGGCACAGACACGGTGGGAATGTTCTCGGGAATGCCGCCCCTGGCCACGCTGCGGAAGCGCTCCTGGGCGGCGTCCAGGTCGGCGCCCGGGTGCAGGGACGCCACGACCTCGCGGGCGAGTTCGCGGTGCGCGGCGACCGGGTGTCCGGCCAGCAGCGCCTCGATGCGCTCGCGGGGCAGGTCGGTCAGCAGCGTGAAGTAGTTGTCCAGCAGGGGGTCCGGCACCTTCATCAGGCCGGCGAACATCGCGTGCGGCTCGTCCGTCAGGCCGATGTAGTTGTCCAGGCTCTTGGACATCTTCTCGGTGCCGTCCAGGCCGACCAGCAGCGGCAGGGTTATCACGACCTGCGGCTCCTGCCCGTAGTCGCGTTGCAGCGCGCGGCCCACCAGGTTGTTGAACAGCTGGTCCGTGCCGCCCAGTTCCACGTCCGCCTCCAGCGCCACCGAGTCGTAGCCCTGCGTCAGCGGGTACAGCAGTTCGTGCATGGCGATGGGCACGCCGCCCTCGAAACGCTTGCGGAAGTCGTCGCGCTCCATGATCCGCGCGACGGTGTAGCGGCTGGCCAACCGGATCACGTCCGCGTAGCCCATGGGCTCGAGCCACTCGCCGTTGTAGCGGATCTCCAGCACCTCGGGTTCCTGGCGCAGGATCAGGCGGCACTGCTCCAGGTAGCTCTTGGCGTTCTCTCGCGTCTGCTCCAGCGTCAGCGGCGGGCGCGTCTTGGACTTGCCGCTGGGATCGCCGATCATGGCAGTGAAGTCCCCGATCAGCATGATGACCTTGTGGCCCAGATCCTGGAACTGGCGCATCTTGCGCAGGATCACCGCGTGCCCCAGGTGCAGGTCCGGGCGGGTGGGGTCGGCGCCTAGTTTCACGCGCAGCGGCGCGCCACGCTCCAGCTTGCGGCGCAGGTCGTCCTCGCTGACCAGGTCGACCACGCCCCGCCGGAGGATCTCGAGCTGTTCGTCCACGGGTACGTTCCGTCGGATATTGGTCGTCTGGGTGTTCTGCGTCTGGGTCATGGTCACTCCACAGGGAAGGCGGCGCACTCGCTCCAGGCCAGTGCGCCGCTCGGGGTTGGATTTCAGGCGTTCAGTCGCTCAACAGTTCACCCGTCCACCTCAGCGGCAGCGGGGATAGTGCTCGTCGAACGGGGCACGTCGGGTCGGACGCCTCATGCTCCCAGGCTAGCACGCGTTCAGGGCTGTGCTGGCGGGGGCGCCTCCGAGCTGGCCGCCGGCACCGTGATGCCGCTCGGCAACTTCGTCCTGCTGTCCGTCGTCGCGCCCGCCAGCATCGCAGAGGTCAGGTCGGTGACGCCGCTCAGATCGGCCCCGCTCAGGTTCGCGCTGCGGAAGTTCGAGCCCGTCACGTCAGCCGACTCGAACGCGGCGTTCGTGAGGATCGCGCCGCGGAACGTCACGCTCCTGAGGGTCGCGCCGCGGAAGGGGACGTCCGCGAAATTGGCGCCGTCGAACAGGCCGCCGCTGAGGTCGCTGCGCGAGAAGATCAGCCCGCGAAAGTCCGCAGAGCTGAACATCAGGTTGCGGGCGCTGATGCGGCCCATGTCCACGTTGCTTACGTCGCCGCGGAAGGCCAGGGCGGCAAACACCGCGCGGGCCTCCTCGGCCGCCGGTTCCTCGTTCACGGCCGCCCGGCGTCCCGCCTGCGTGACCGGGCTGTTCACGCGCATGTATGCCGCGAGCAGCCGCACCGCGATCTCGCGCCGCTCGGCGCTGCTCTGCGCCACCTGCCCCAGAAGCGCGATGCCGCCCACGCGAGTGGTCAGGTCGCTGCCGGCCAGCATCTCCACGGCGCTCTGGAAGCGGTTGGCGGCCTGGGTGTCGCGGTACTGCGCCTGGGACTGCAGGGCGCTGAACAGCGCGATCAGCACCGTGACCAGCGTCGCCAGGATCGGCACGACGTCCAGAAAGGCCTTCAGGCGGCCGGTCTTCTCCTTCTCGCGCGCCCTCTCGGTGCGTTCCTGCTCCTGCTCGGTGCGCTGCCGCTCGACGGCCAGCACGGTGTCAGGATCGGGAGGAGGTGTAGGCACCCGACCAGTGTTCCACGTCAGCCAGGGGTGCTTCCGTACTCGCGGTCGAGGCGCTGGTACATCTCCTCGGCGTTGTCTGGATGCGGGCTTACCTCGTCCAGCGCGTCGCCGTAACGGCCGCTGATGTCGATCGCCGGGTCGCGCAGGCCCCGCCGCGTGGCCTCGGCCTCACCCAGGCGCTGGGCCAGGGCAGACGCCTGGGCGTCAAAGGCCGCGTCGTCCAGGCCCGAGGCGAGCAGCGCGCGCACAGCCGCCTCCGGCGAGAAGATGACGTGCAGGACGTCGCGGTGCTCGGTCGCCTCCACGGTGTACGAGACGTGGGCGCTCAGGGTGTCGGTCAGGGGAGTGGTCATAAGTGGTCTCCAGTGGAGCTGAGGGGCAGGGTGACGGTCGCCTCGGTGCCCGCGCCGGGCGCACTGCTCAGGGTCAGGGTGCCGCCGTGCGCGGCCACCAGCGACCGGGCGATGCTCAGCCCCAGGCCGCTGCCGGGCGCGGCGCGCGAGTCGTCGGCGCGGTACAGGCGGTCGAATACGCGCTCAAGCTGTTCTGGCGCCATGCCGCGCCCGGTGTCCCGCACCACGATCCGCAGCGTGCCCGGCGCGGGTTGATCGGCCGTTAACGTGACCCGGCCGCCGGACGGCGTGTGGTTCAGCGCGTTCTGTACGAGGTTGTGCAGCACCTGAGTGATCCGCACAGGATCGAGCAGGGCCGTGGGCAGGATGACCGCAGGTCCGTCCAGAATCACGCCGCGCTCACTGGCGGCGCTGCGGAAGGCGTCCTGCACGTCGGTCAGCAGCGCGGTTACCGTCACGTTCTCGCAGTTCAGACGCAGGTCTCCGGCGTCTGCCAGCCACAGCAGCCGCAGGTCGCCGCTGAGGTGCAGCAGGTGCGAGAGCTGGATCTGGAGCCGGCCCAGCCGTTCTGGCGTGGCGGGCAGGGTGCCGTCCTGCATGGCCTCCACCGTGCCGCGCAGCACCGCCAGTGGCGTGCCCAGTTCATGCGCGATGTCCGCCCCGAACTGCCGGTCGGCGATGCGGCGGCGCTCCAGTTCGGCAGTCATGGCGCCGAAGGCCCGGAACAGCTCGCCCCACTCGCCGTCCGGCATGGCGCCGTGCAGGCGAGGCGACTGACCGAGGGTCAGGCGGTGCACGCCGTCCTGGAGGACTCCCAGCGGGGCGAGAAAGCGCCGGGCCAGCAGGGCGCCGCTCAGAACCGCCAGGCCCGCCACGGCCGTCACCAGCCCCGCCAGCAGCCACCCGCTGCGGGTGAGCAGCGCGCGGCTCTGCGCGTCCAGGGTGGGCGGCGTGCCGGTGGCGTACAGGTACGCGATGGTCTGTCCGTCCACGAGGATGGGCTGGACGGCGCCGTCCAGCACCGTCCCGGCCGGGTAGCCGGTCACGCCGACCACCACCCGCCGCTGCGGATCCAGCACGAGGTAGGGCGGCGGGGAGTCCGGGTGGCCCATCTGGACCGGCGCTCCCGCCGGGGCCACAGGGATCTCCTGCGGGTGGAGGCCGGCGAGGGTGCCGTTCGCCCGGTAGTGCGCCTGCACGTTGTTCATGACCTGACTGACGACTTCCTGCGCCTTGATGTTCACGTACGCGCGCTGGACGTACCCGAAGGTCACGGCCGAGAGCAGCAGCAGCGCCGGGACACTGACCAGCGCGAAGGCCAGCACCAGCCGGGCGCGCAGGGTCAGCGGGAAGCGCATCAGGGCACGTCGCCCAGGCGGTAGCCCACGCCGTAGACCGTCTCCAGCAGCTCGGGCCGCGCCGGATCGCGTTCCAGCTTGGCGCGCAGGTTGCGCACGTGCACGTCGATGGTGCGCTCGCTGCCGCCGCCGTCCTCCTGCACGTGGCCCAGCAGCTCCGAGCGGGTGAAGACGCGGCGCGGACTGAGCAGCAGCACATGCAGCAGCTCGAACTCCACCCTCGTGAGCTTCACGGGCTCGCCGCGCACCGTGACGTCGCGCGTGTGGGCATCCAGGGTCAGCGGGCCGTGCCGCAGCGGGCCGCGTGGCGCGGCCGGCGCGGCGCGTCTCAGCAGGGCGCGCACACGGGCCAGCAGTTCCGCCATCGAGAACGGCTTGGTCAGGTAGTCGTCCGCGCCCAGTTCCAGCGCGAGCACCTTGTCGGCCTCGCCGTCGCGCGCGGTCAGCATCAGCACCGGCACGTCCGACTCCAGGCGCAGCCTCCGCAGCACCTCCAGACCGCCCAGGCCCGGCAGCATCACGTCCAGCAGCACCACGTCCGGCGCGTGGTGCAGTGCCGCGTGCAGGCCGCCCGGGCCGTCGCTCACGCCCGTGATCCGCAGGCCGTGGGCTCCCAGGTACTCGCGCAGCAGCTCGGCCAGGCCCGGGTTGTCCTCGACGGTCAGGACGTGCGGGGCGGGAGCGCTCATGCGGGCAGCGTAGCGCGGCCTGGCGCGCGTGCCCAGCGCTCTACCCGGCTTCTGAACATCCGGGCTGTACACCGGGTGGCGTGAACAAGACGCCCCAGCTCACCCCGGACGACGACGATACCCAGATCGGCTCCATCTACTCCCGCCGCCGCGCCCTGAAGCTGTTCGGCCTGGGCACCCTGCTCGCGGGCGGCGCGGCCGTGGCGGGTGGGGGCGGCCCACAGCCGATGGGCGCGCCACCTGCCGGGAGCCCTCCTCCGGGCGGTGCGGGGATGGCCCCCATGGGCACCAGCGCCGGGACGACGGGCGTGGGTGGCCTGCCCGGCTGCGTGGTGCGCCCCGAACAGACCCAGGGGCCGTACTGGGTGGACGAGAAGCTCAACCGCCGTGACATCCGCGCCGACACCAAAACTGGCGCGGTGAAAGCCGGCGTGCCCCTCACGCTGGAGTTCGTGGTGTCGCGCGTGTCCACCGGGGGCTGCCAGCCCCGTGCCGACGTGATGGTGGACATCTGGCACTGCGACGCGCTGGGCGTGTACTCCGACGCGACCGATCCCGGGTACTCCACCAGGGGTCAGAATTTCCTGCGCGGCTACCAGCGCACGGGCG
This window of the Deinococcus metalli genome carries:
- the dnaA gene encoding chromosomal replication initiator protein DnaA, which codes for MLGYVRRNISEVEYHTWFAPVKNLGVQEGSLVLGVRNSFAQEWFRKHYLELLEDALRSLGAEHPQVSFQVLPAQQEAMLLPSDPPPPPPGRPPAERSPAAPPADNRKSLNPKYTFENFVVGPNNNLAHAAALAVAESPGKAYNPLFIYGDVGLGKTHLMHAVGHYMAERFPEKRIEYVSTESFTNDLINAIRDDKMTQFRNRYRSVDLLLVDDIQFLAGKERTQEEFFHTFNALYENHKQIILSSDRPPKDIQTLESRLRSRFEWGLITDIQSPEFETRVAILKMNAEHNRIDIPQDVLELIARQVTANIRELEGALMRVVAFASLNNVPFSRAVAAKALSNVFAPQEVKVEMIDVLRQVASHYNMPPDVIRGSGRVREVVVPRQVAQYLIRELTDHSLPEIGQFFGRDHSTVMHAISKVTEMLGKDVEITTSVNTLRRKMQGLEEEGLDA
- the dnaN gene encoding DNA polymerase III subunit beta; protein product: MKANVTKKTLSEGLGLLERVIPSRSSNPLLTTLKVEASEAGLTLSGTNLEIDLSCFVPAEVQQPMDFVIPAHLFAQIVRNLGGELVELEITGNELAVRSGGSDFKLQTGDLSAYPPLSFPEHADVSLNAEELSRAFSSVRYAASNEAFQAVFRGIKLEHRPEGARVVASDGYRVAIRDFPADGAGRNLIIPARSVDELIRVLKDGEARFTYGDGLLSVTTDRVRMNLKLLDGDFPDYERVIPKDIKLQVTLPATALKEAVNRVAVLADKNANNRVEFLVSEGKLRLAAEGDYGRAQDTLDVTQGGVEPAMSLAFNARHVLDALGPIEGEAELLFSGSTSPAIFRASGGGGYMAVMVTLRV
- the eno gene encoding phosphopyruvate hydratase, which produces MNIDKVIAREVLDSRGNPTVEAEVHLDSGATGRAIVPSGASTGTHEALELRDGDKGRYLGKGVQKAVANVNDVLGKAIVGLDASSQSAIDAALMDTDGTPNKGKLGGNAILAVSLATARAAADELGMPLYRYLGGSNAKTLPVPMMNVINGGAHADNSVDFQEFMVMPVGAPTFREALRYGAEVFHTLKKVLSGKGYNTNVGDEGGFAPDLKSNEEALSVLLEAIEKAGYEPGKDIAIALDPAVTELYKDGSYHLESEGRVLSTAEMVDFWADWASRYPIVSIEDGLAEDDWDGWAQLTAKIGDRVQLVGDDLFVTNPERLQRGIDSKVGNAILVKVNQIGSLTESMDAIELAKRHHYGTIISHRSGESEDAFIADLAVATNAGQIKTGSASRSDRIAKYNQLLRIEHALGDRAVYPGRKALR
- the pyk gene encoding pyruvate kinase, producing the protein MKHFDRATKIVATIGPASRSPEVLGKMLDAGLNVVRMNFSHGNPEDHRQTYDMVRELAAQRGTAIGILQDLQGPKIRVGRFVEGSVTLAPGDTFVITMDDVEGTAERVSSTYKGLAADVHPGMSLLLDDGNMALRVEGVRGNDVTTRVVIGGVLKNNKGINVPEADLSVPALSDKDVQDMEFGAELGVDWVALSFVRSRDDLLLARHYLSRFGSRAKLMAKIEKPQAVDRFEDILKEVDGIMVARGDLGVEMRAEQVPTIQKRIIRMCRELGKPVITATQMLESMINLPRPTRAEASDVANAIYDGTDAVMLSAESAAGLYPVESVAMMDRIAREAEASEHYHLMQQQMIIDTELAQDSIAFAACSIGDKLEAPAIVTFTSTGGAATRIAKYRPSMPVLALTPNETTRNQLALSWGIHPMLSEDPRDTDDMVRIANEELRKSGFADVGDRYVITAGVPFGVRGTTNMLRVERLRENDPTGRR
- the tyrS gene encoding tyrosine--tRNA ligase; this translates as MTQTQNTQTTNIRRNVPVDEQLEILRRGVVDLVSEDDLRRKLERGAPLRVKLGADPTRPDLHLGHAVILRKMRQFQDLGHKVIMLIGDFTAMIGDPSGKSKTRPPLTLEQTRENAKSYLEQCRLILRQEPEVLEIRYNGEWLEPMGYADVIRLASRYTVARIMERDDFRKRFEGGVPIAMHELLYPLTQGYDSVALEADVELGGTDQLFNNLVGRALQRDYGQEPQVVITLPLLVGLDGTEKMSKSLDNYIGLTDEPHAMFAGLMKVPDPLLDNYFTLLTDLPRERIEALLAGHPVAAHRELAREVVASLHPGADLDAAQERFRSVARGGIPENIPTVSVPAAELDNSVDTQRISMAKLVVLAGLEPSNGAARKLIQNRGLRVGGETYSDPQGSVPRSDLTREGGVVLQKGKDKFVRVVLGD
- a CDS encoding pentapeptide repeat-containing protein translates to MPTPPPDPDTVLAVERQRTEQEQERTERAREKEKTGRLKAFLDVVPILATLVTVLIALFSALQSQAQYRDTQAANRFQSAVEMLAGSDLTTRVGGIALLGQVAQSSAERREIAVRLLAAYMRVNSPVTQAGRRAAVNEEPAAEEARAVFAALAFRGDVSNVDMGRISARNLMFSSADFRGLIFSRSDLSGGLFDGANFADVPFRGATLRSVTFRGAILTNAAFESADVTGSNFRSANLSGADLSGVTDLTSAMLAGATTDSRTKLPSGITVPAASSEAPPPAQP
- a CDS encoding ATP-binding protein; translated protein: MRFPLTLRARLVLAFALVSVPALLLLSAVTFGYVQRAYVNIKAQEVVSQVMNNVQAHYRANGTLAGLHPQEIPVAPAGAPVQMGHPDSPPPYLVLDPQRRVVVGVTGYPAGTVLDGAVQPILVDGQTIAYLYATGTPPTLDAQSRALLTRSGWLLAGLVTAVAGLAVLSGALLARRFLAPLGVLQDGVHRLTLGQSPRLHGAMPDGEWGELFRAFGAMTAELERRRIADRQFGADIAHELGTPLAVLRGTVEAMQDGTLPATPERLGRLQIQLSHLLHLSGDLRLLWLADAGDLRLNCENVTVTALLTDVQDAFRSAASERGVILDGPAVILPTALLDPVRITQVLHNLVQNALNHTPSGGRVTLTADQPAPGTLRIVVRDTGRGMAPEQLERVFDRLYRADDSRAAPGSGLGLSIARSLVAAHGGTLTLSSAPGAGTEATVTLPLSSTGDHL
- a CDS encoding response regulator transcription factor, coding for MSAPAPHVLTVEDNPGLAELLREYLGAHGLRITGVSDGPGGLHAALHHAPDVVLLDVMLPGLGGLEVLRRLRLESDVPVLMLTARDGEADKVLALELGADDYLTKPFSMAELLARVRALLRRAAPAAPRGPLRHGPLTLDAHTRDVTVRGEPVKLTRVEFELLHVLLLSPRRVFTRSELLGHVQEDGGGSERTIDVHVRNLRAKLERDPARPELLETVYGVGYRLGDVP
- a CDS encoding intradiol ring-cleavage dioxygenase, whose product is MNKTPQLTPDDDDTQIGSIYSRRRALKLFGLGTLLAGGAAVAGGGGPQPMGAPPAGSPPPGGAGMAPMGTSAGTTGVGGLPGCVVRPEQTQGPYWVDEKLNRRDIRADTKTGAVKAGVPLTLEFVVSRVSTGGCQPRADVMVDIWHCDALGVYSDATDPGYSTRGQNFLRGYQRTGADGKASFSTIFPGWYAGRAVHVHYRLRTLDASGKVTSDFASQLFFAEAVIDRVHATAPYNSKGRRDTLNATDSIYKNGGSQMLLTTTGSVAGGLHATFDVGLNLG